The following proteins are co-located in the Sciurus carolinensis unplaced genomic scaffold, mSciCar1.2, whole genome shotgun sequence genome:
- the LOC124975399 gene encoding putative gustatory receptor clone PTE03 yields MKSKNQTGAVEFLLLGLSDDPEMQPILFGLFLSMYLVTVLGNLLIILAICSNSHLHIPMYFFLSNLSFTDICFSTSTVPRMLVNIQRQSKTISYAGCLTQVCFVLVFAGVENFLLAAMAYDRYVAICHPLRYSVIMNTRLCIIMILLSLNISIVDGPLHSLMVLGLSFCTELEVPHFFCELDQVVKLACSDTLLNNILVYVVTSMLGGVPLLGIIYSYIKIISSILRISSSGGNHKAFSTCGSHLSVISLFFGTAFGVYISSAFTDSTRKTAIASLMYTMVPQMLNPFIYSLRNRDMKEALRKLIRTSPFL; encoded by the coding sequence ATGAAATCAAAAAACCAAACTGGTGCAGTAGAATTCCTCCTCCTGGGTCTCTCAGATGATCCTGAAAtgcagcccatcctctttggactgttcctgtccatgtacctggtcacagtgcttgggaacttgctcatcatcctggctatCTGCTCCAACTCCCACCTCCACatccccatgtacttcttcctctccaacctgtccttcactGACATCTGCTTCAGCACCAGCACAGTCCCCaggatgctggtgaacatccagagaCAGAGCAAGACCATCAGTTACGCAGGCTGCCTCACCCAGGTCTGCTTTGTTCTGGTTTTCGCTGGAGTGGAAAACTTTCTCCTTGCAGCAATGGCTTATGACcgttatgtggccatctgtcatcCCCTCAGGTACTCAGTCATCATGAACACCCGCCTGTGCATCATAATGATCCTGTTGTCCTTGAACATCAGCATTGTAGATGGCCCGCTGCACAGTCTGATGGTTCTGgggctgtccttctgcacagaacTGGAggtcccccacttcttctgtgagcTTGATCAGGTCGTCAAACTGGCCTGTTCTGACACCCTCCTTAATAACATCCTGGTATATGTAGTGACTAGCATGCTGGGTGGTGTTCCTCTCCTTGGAATTATTTACTCTTACATTAAAATAATCTCCTCCATTCTGAGAATTTCATCCTCTGGGGGAAAtcataaagccttttccacctgtgggtctcacctgtctgtcATTTCCTTGTTCTTTGGGACAGCTTTTGGGGTGTACATTAGCTCTGCATTTACTGATTCAACCAGAAAGACTGCGATAGCTTCATTGATGTACACGATGGTCCCTcaaatgctgaacccctttatctacagcctgaggaacagggacatgaaggaGGCCTTGAGGAAACTCATTAGAACCTCTCCTTTCTTGTGA